A single genomic interval of Desulfolucanica intricata harbors:
- the hydF gene encoding [FeFe] hydrogenase H-cluster maturation GTPase HydF produces MNNLNSTPRGSRLHIALFGRRNVGKSSLINALTNQELAIVSETPGTTTDPVLKSMEILPIGPVVLIDTAGIDDTGELGYLRVKKSLDMLNKSDLVLLVIDLLEGVGDYEFSLVKQCQNKNIPVIGVVSKADLGITAEIKKWEAMLKIRLVLVSSKTRQGLESLKREIINAAPSDWIEPAIVGDLISPGDNVVLVVPIDKAAPKGRLILPQVQTIRDVLDHGAIASVTRDEELEQVLKGLSHSPRLVVTDSQVFKRVAEVTPDTVMLTSFSILFARYKGDLVSLVEGARAIEKLKPGSRVLIAEACTHHRQEDDIGTVKIPRLLQKTVGGELNFEWSSGVKLPEDLARFKLIIHCGACMINKKEMLHRILTARQAGVPIVNYGVAIAYMLGILKRALVPFPKALMALEGK; encoded by the coding sequence TTGAACAATTTAAATAGTACTCCGCGCGGCAGCCGTCTGCATATTGCCCTTTTCGGACGACGTAATGTTGGTAAATCCAGTTTGATTAACGCTCTAACCAACCAGGAACTGGCTATTGTCTCGGAAACCCCGGGAACAACTACTGATCCTGTTTTAAAGTCCATGGAAATATTACCCATTGGCCCCGTAGTTTTAATAGATACGGCCGGTATAGACGATACCGGAGAATTAGGTTATTTACGGGTTAAAAAATCTCTTGATATGCTAAATAAGAGTGATTTAGTCTTACTGGTAATTGACCTTTTAGAAGGGGTCGGAGATTATGAATTCAGTTTGGTTAAGCAGTGCCAAAATAAAAATATACCTGTTATAGGGGTTGTCAGTAAAGCTGATTTAGGAATAACAGCCGAAATTAAAAAATGGGAAGCGATGCTTAAAATTCGCCTGGTTTTGGTAAGTTCAAAAACCCGCCAGGGCTTAGAGAGCTTAAAACGTGAAATAATCAATGCCGCCCCTTCGGATTGGATTGAGCCGGCTATTGTAGGTGACTTAATTTCCCCGGGTGATAATGTAGTTCTGGTGGTGCCCATTGACAAAGCCGCACCCAAAGGTAGATTGATTTTACCCCAGGTGCAGACCATCCGGGATGTTTTGGACCACGGGGCCATAGCTTCTGTGACCAGAGATGAGGAACTGGAGCAGGTTTTAAAGGGATTATCCCATTCTCCCCGCTTGGTGGTTACAGATTCCCAGGTTTTTAAAAGGGTAGCTGAGGTTACTCCTGATACTGTTATGTTAACGTCTTTTTCTATTCTCTTTGCCAGGTATAAAGGTGACCTGGTATCTCTGGTGGAAGGAGCGCGGGCAATTGAAAAATTAAAGCCCGGCAGCCGGGTCTTAATTGCTGAGGCATGCACCCACCACAGGCAGGAAGATGATATTGGTACGGTTAAAATTCCTCGCCTGCTTCAGAAAACCGTTGGAGGGGAACTGAATTTTGAGTGGTCTAGCGGAGTAAAATTACCGGAAGACCTGGCCCGGTTTAAGCTGATTATACATTGTGGGGCCTGTATGATTAACAAGAAGGAGATGCTGCATCGTATTTTAACTGCCCGGCAGGCGGGAGTACCCATAGTAAATTATGGCGTGGCTATTGCTTACATGCTGGGAATATTGAAGAGGGCACTGGTTCCTTTTCCGAAAGCCCTTATGGCACTGGAAGGAAAATAA
- the hydE gene encoding [FeFe] hydrogenase H-cluster radical SAM maturase HydE, translating into MDKRFIKALEKARRGRLLQYDDILVLLSAGPQEQVELFTLADRVRRRYMGDEVHIRGIIEFSNYCVRQCCYCGLRAANTGVKRYRLSEEVIVHTAQKAYRLGYRTVVLQSGEDPYYSIERLARIIRRIKMETGLAVTMSVGERSFADYQRMREAGADRYLLKQETSDPVLFAKLRPQTILEDRVRCLKWLKELGFQIGSGNMVGLPGQTMETLVRDLVLMRELDVDMAGIGPFIPHPKTPLAGNPGGTLVMTLKVLAVARLIMPDVNFPATTALETIHSGGRKLALQCGANVIMPNITPVACRAHYSIYPNKAGTKEEPEECLCSINKLVGELGRKVSTGLGDRIKI; encoded by the coding sequence ATGGACAAAAGGTTTATTAAAGCTTTAGAAAAGGCCCGCCGGGGACGGTTATTACAATATGATGATATTCTGGTTTTACTGTCAGCCGGACCGCAGGAACAAGTAGAGCTTTTTACGCTGGCTGACCGGGTTCGACGGCGTTATATGGGTGACGAAGTGCATATAAGGGGAATTATAGAGTTCTCCAACTATTGTGTCCGGCAGTGCTGTTATTGTGGTCTTCGGGCTGCCAATACCGGGGTTAAAAGATATCGCTTAAGTGAGGAGGTTATTGTCCATACCGCTCAAAAAGCCTACCGATTGGGTTATAGGACAGTTGTTTTGCAGTCCGGAGAAGATCCCTATTATTCTATAGAACGGTTGGCCCGAATTATCCGGCGTATTAAGATGGAAACAGGTTTAGCGGTAACTATGTCGGTAGGTGAGCGTTCCTTTGCGGATTATCAAAGGATGAGAGAAGCAGGGGCGGACCGTTACCTGTTGAAACAGGAAACTTCCGACCCGGTACTTTTTGCAAAGCTAAGACCTCAAACTATCCTTGAAGACCGGGTCCGGTGTTTAAAATGGCTAAAGGAACTGGGGTTTCAGATAGGGTCAGGGAATATGGTCGGTCTTCCCGGTCAAACAATGGAAACCTTAGTCCGGGATCTTGTATTAATGCGCGAGTTGGATGTGGATATGGCAGGTATTGGGCCGTTTATTCCTCACCCGAAAACTCCCCTGGCCGGGAATCCCGGCGGAACACTGGTAATGACACTTAAAGTGTTAGCGGTTGCAAGGTTGATTATGCCGGACGTGAATTTTCCGGCGACTACAGCTCTGGAAACCATTCACTCCGGTGGAAGAAAGCTGGCTCTACAATGCGGGGCAAATGTAATTATGCCTAATATTACACCTGTGGCCTGCCGGGCACATTATAGTATTTATCCCAATAAGGCAGGGACAAAGGAAGAACCGGAAGAATGTCTTTGCTCTATTAATAAACTGGTTGGTGAATTGGGCAGAAAAGTTAGCACAGGATTGGGAGACAGAATTAAAATTTGA
- the hydG gene encoding [FeFe] hydrogenase H-cluster radical SAM maturase HydG, whose amino-acid sequence MAVATADFIKDEEIFGLLEDAGKVGVEEIREIIRKAGKAKGLTPYEVAALLHVEDDDILEEMYTVAKKIKEGIYGRRLVLFAPLYISNYCVNSCVYCGYCTHSKIVRRKLSIEEIIEEVKLLEELGHKRLALECGEHPKENPIEYVLEAIRAIYSVKEKNGSIRRVNVNIAATTVEEYKLLKEAKIGTYILFQESYHRETYSRMHPAGPKRDYDWHTTAMDRAMEGGIDDVGIGALFGLFDYKYEVMGLIMHALHLEEAFGVGPHTISVPRLKPAAGMALEDFPYLVSDHDFKKLIAILRLAVPYTGIILSTRESASFRDELLSIGISQISAGSCTGVGGYRSQYQKSCNCEEEDTRQFVVEDNRSPDEVIRSITESGYIPSFCTACYRRGRTGDRFMSLAKTGEIQNVCQPNAILTFQEFLLDYATPETVAVGEKAILSHLNEISNPTIRRKTEEKLLQIKSGIRDLYF is encoded by the coding sequence ATGGCTGTTGCCACTGCTGATTTCATTAAAGACGAGGAAATCTTTGGGCTTCTGGAGGATGCCGGAAAAGTCGGTGTTGAGGAAATCAGGGAAATTATCAGAAAAGCGGGAAAGGCTAAAGGATTAACCCCTTATGAGGTAGCTGCTTTACTACATGTAGAAGATGATGATATATTAGAGGAAATGTATACGGTGGCTAAAAAAATTAAAGAGGGTATTTATGGGCGAAGGTTGGTGCTGTTTGCCCCGCTGTATATCAGTAATTATTGTGTGAACAGCTGTGTTTATTGCGGTTATTGCACTCATAGCAAAATAGTCCGTCGAAAATTATCTATTGAAGAAATTATAGAAGAGGTTAAGCTTTTAGAAGAACTGGGGCATAAGCGCCTGGCCCTGGAGTGCGGTGAACATCCCAAAGAAAATCCCATAGAATATGTTCTGGAAGCTATCCGGGCTATTTATTCAGTTAAAGAGAAAAACGGCAGTATCAGAAGGGTTAACGTAAATATTGCCGCTACAACTGTTGAGGAGTACAAGCTCCTCAAGGAAGCTAAAATCGGGACTTATATTCTGTTTCAGGAAAGCTACCACCGAGAAACCTACAGTCGAATGCACCCGGCCGGGCCAAAGCGGGATTACGACTGGCATACCACAGCTATGGACCGGGCTATGGAGGGCGGTATAGACGATGTTGGTATTGGTGCACTATTTGGGTTATTTGATTATAAATATGAAGTTATGGGCCTCATAATGCATGCCCTTCATCTTGAAGAAGCCTTTGGGGTCGGGCCGCATACTATTTCTGTACCCAGGTTAAAACCGGCTGCCGGTATGGCCCTGGAAGATTTCCCCTATCTGGTTTCCGACCATGATTTTAAAAAGTTAATTGCTATTTTGCGCCTGGCTGTTCCCTATACCGGTATAATTCTCTCCACCAGGGAATCTGCAAGCTTTAGAGATGAACTGTTATCTATCGGTATCTCTCAAATCAGTGCCGGTTCATGTACCGGTGTTGGAGGTTACCGGAGCCAGTACCAAAAATCATGTAACTGTGAGGAAGAGGATACCCGCCAGTTTGTTGTCGAGGATAACCGTAGTCCGGATGAAGTAATCCGCAGTATTACCGAATCAGGTTATATCCCCAGTTTTTGTACTGCCTGCTATCGCCGGGGGCGTACCGGTGACCGTTTCATGTCGCTGGCTAAAACAGGTGAGATCCAGAATGTTTGCCAGCCTAATGCTATTTTAACCTTCCAGGAGTTTTTGCTCGACTATGCCACTCCCGAAACCGTGGCTGTAGGAGAAAAAGCAATATTAAGCCACCTTAACGAGATATCCAACCCTACAATTCGCCGGAAAACGGAAGAAAAATTATTGCAAATTAAAAGTGGTATTAGAGATTTATATTTTTAA